The genomic DNA CTTTGAGGGAAATTGCACAGTGTGCTTGTTTGAGATAAGATTTACGAACTCTATTTGATCTCACATGTCATTCCTACATGACAGTTTAAATGTATCTCATTCTCCCACTGCGACGCTGAGGTTACAGATCAGTTTGCAGTTCAAAGGTTCATTCAACAATCCATAAATGCCTTATTGACTTCACAGAAGGTTGACAATACAACCCTGTCATGCTTCAGTTCCTCAAGAAATGTATTTACTGTCCAGAGTGCATGTCATATTATTTATCTATTTGGTACATCTCTTGTAATTTACAATTCATTTAATCAGGAATTTCAGGAATCGATTTGTCTCTGCCTGACTCATTGGCTATTGATGGATTGCCGTGCTATATGAATTATAGAACGGTTTTATTCCTGCCAATATATTTTTTCCCTGGTATTCAACTGAATTACTGTCTTCACAGAAAAATGACCGGTATGCCTTTTGTCGGAGGATGGCGAGATGATGTAAAGAACATGGGTTCTCTGTCAGGGAGGAGAAGAATGTTCTGAGACCAGTGCCAGTAGCGGTTTGTTTTTACATATGcttagaggcccattatcagcaaccaccactcctgtgttccaatggcacgttgtgtaagCTAATccgagtttatcattttaaaaggctaattgatcattataaaacccttttgcaattattttagcacagctgaaaactgttgttctgattaacgAAGCAAtataactggccttctttagactagttgagtatctagagcatcagcatttgtgggatcgattacaggctcaaaatagccagaaacaaagacctttcttctgaaactcgtcagtctattcttgttctgagaaattaaggctattccatgcaagaaattgccaagaaactgaagacagAAAAGTGATGACAGGTTACATCACCTCTGTCTACAGATTGATACAGTCCCCAACTTGAACACATTGCTTTAGCTACACCCATAGGTGCCAGGCAATAGTTGCTGACCCACGTACCCCCTACAAAGCGTGCCTTCAAGCTTATATTTTCTCTATGGGAGAGATGTACGCTTGCACTCTCAtaaaaaatggttccaaaagggttcttcatctgtccccataggacacccctttttggttccaggtagaaacgttttgggttccatatagaaccctctgtgtaaagggttctacatggaacccaaaacagttctatttgaaaccaaaagtgttctacctggaaccaacaaggattcttcaaagggttatcctatggggacagccaaagaacccttttagtttCTAGcatctttttttctaagagtgtttaTGCAGCTCAGGCAACAATGGTTTAATGAGACCTGTAACTGGACACATTTGTCATCACAAATGAAGAATTATAGTTGCAATATACAACTAGGAGGCTATTCCCACCAAATGTCAGCACTGTGTGTTCTCTCGCTCCCTGCTGATTTACAACTGGGAGATATTTAATGTTATGGCTACTCCAGACTCCTTTTCAGCTCATTTatcacctgatttacttaacaaaaggtaCATCTCAATAAGTGGTCCAAGTATCCTCATGACATGGCACAAGTGTGGGGGTGGGCCTTTCCTCTTTCGTTctctattgttcctcaagcaagggTGGAGACAGATGACATCGCAAATtcccatcagaccaactccttgaagTTTGATAATATACactaataatatacagtaatTCACTGTTAATAGCACCAATCTGATCAAATTCACAGGAGAGTTCCTTGTCCTCATCATTTGTGAGCTGACAAAAAATGTCTGGTAGTgaagtgagaaaaaaaacagatgaGTTTTTTTCAATGCTAATATTGAAGTGATCACATTAACCTAAATGAGCTAGCCTACAGACAGCTAGCCATTTTAATTGGACTGGCCTCCTGTGACCAAGGGTTAATACAAAAAGgccaacacaaacacaaacactcccgAGCCTCCCTGAAGGcgttagctactagctagcttcTTCACTCCTCCATTTTGTTAGTCGCTACTCGCTGTGTTGATAAGCCTCAGCTGGGTCTAGGATGCCACGTGCAGGGGTATAGCCCTGAAAGCGCTCCTGTGGGCCCAGCAGCCATTTGATTTGTCCCTTTGAATTAGCTCCGACACCAGGTGCTTCTTTCTGCTCCATCTGTTTGCCAGCAAGGGGAGAATTAAAAGAGGCTTATTTTTCATCCAGgagcatgttttttttattagcGAGCTAAAGGGCTGTGTCCTCTAATTTAATTTCTGTTGAGCGTgtgagttttttggggggggataaaAGTGTGAGTCTTTTTGATTGAAGTACACTTTCAAAATGGTCATATttcagggatgtgttgtgttctttCTCTCACTACTTTGATAAGAGGGTTCATTTATAATAAAGTATGTGCAATCAACATCGTTTGTTTTGCACACAGGGGTGTAATGCATAATTGAATAATTtatttatgattgattgattggactTGGTATTCACCCTTACATCGTGGTTTGTTTCAGGGGGACTATTGGAACTAATTACCATTAGACTGAAGCCATTATACCCATGTGTTGATTGGTAACCATCAATAATCAGCTGTGTCTGTGAGCTAATGAAACACCTTCAGGCAGAGCGAGGTGTGAGTTCCTCTGGATCACACCGTTATCGTCTCCTTCTCTCATTAGCATTATTCATCCTGTGGTTGCTGACTGTTTCACGCCACCAGAGAGTCACTCGCTCCAGCTGGGAACTGCAGTGTGCACCAATCTCCATGCATCTACATTAACCTTTGTATGATTAGAACTCCTGTGGACAAGATTTAGGTCTTGGATTATATATTTGAATATGCCCTCCTGAGGTGGTCGATGTGCCTATGTTATGGAGAATCATATTTTTACTGGCTCTTCACAGTAGTCAGTGGAGTAGTCAGAGAAAGGAGAGCATTTCCATGGCAAATCTCCACAGATGGCGAAGATCTTTGTATCAAAGCATAAGTGTGACGTGTCCAGATAGACTAGGTCAGCTGAGACAGCAGCAGTCTTGTGAGAGTGTTACTCCTCTCTGGTTGAGGTGAGGAGGCCTGTATGGGGAGCTTCAATTTCTTTGGCTCTGCTTGGCTTCTTCAAGGTGGTGCATTTAGCTCGCTGTATGTGCACCATCACCAGTTGCACAATAACATCAAAAGAAGCTCAATTGGGCCAGAATACCGCCATGTCTGGTAACACTGACTGCTCACATCAACACACTTTTTAGACCACATTTTCAGGCACATTGACTTTCACTGGATGCTTTTAAACATCTCCTTTTAGTTTCGTTATCTGCCTTTAGCTCAAGGGGATAGCTCAGTGGTATATTTCTCCACTCATTGTATAGGTATTGGCATTGCTGTTGGTTTCGCTATTGATAGTGATGGTGTACCTAATTCAAAGTTTTAGAGCTTTTCCGGCCCAATGATTTATCACCCAACTGCAGGCATCCCCCAAGGTTTAGTCTCAAATCCGTTCCTGATGTGCCGGGCATAGCAAGAGCCAGTaagcacactacacacacagtgtAGGCTTTTAAGGGACAGCCTTCTTACTGTATTCAGTGTTTTCTATAGGGTTCATTTTCACAATGTGCACAATGTAGTAGAGTTTCTTGATGCATTACTCTATGCAGCTGTCAACCGTAGTATTTGGTAAAGGTGGTACCTGGCGTGTAGAAACCAAAGTGGCGTGGCAGTGGACGACCAGCTGTTTTCTTTCTTCACACTCCACTTAGGCTTTATAGCCGGCGAGCAAGCAGtcggtgagatgtgtgtgttgcTCTATATTTCCCTGTTGTTCTTGCAACACTGTATTGTGAAGCCACAGAATGTCTGCTTATCCCACTCtgctatgccgctctgtcattttGGTGCATTCATCCCagagcgcatgtgtgtgtgtgtgtgtgtgtgtgtgcacatgcatgtgtCTCACTCCGCTCCCTGTACTGTGGCGGAAGTCTCATCACTCCCACACGTCTGGAGCTGTCACCCAGTGAGCAAGTGCCTCCGGAAAACAGGCTTCACTTTGTATTGATTCTCATTGTTTTGCTCCTCCTTCATCCTGAAAGAGCTTCATTTGGCATGCATATTTCACTGGGATGATCTAAATTAGTCAGAGCATAGCGGAAGTGTTGCGCTATTGCACTGAATAGGAATGTAGTAGTTTGTGTTGGCGTTTGTTCAAGTGTCTCTTCTCTAAATGTATCACAAACTTATGACCATATCAAATTCAGCAGTGGAATAACTATTATGGACCGCTTGAGTATCATCATCAGTATTGCACATCTAGGTCTATTATCTaaccctgtctcttcctctcctttttctctttctgtctctatttctccccTTTCTCTGACCTTCTCTCCCTGCCTACCTCTCACtcactttccccctctctctctagcctcagGATGAGTGAGTGAGCAGTCCGTCTGCCGAGTCCCAACCATGATCGCCACTGGAGGCCTGCTGCGGATCAACAGGAGGCAGGACTCGCTGCGCTCTAAGAGCCGTGCCGAGAACAAGCGTAAGAGAAAAGCCCAGAAGAAGCGGAAgaatgaggtggtggtggtcaAGGGCAAGCTGAATCTCTGCTCCATCTCGGGGGTGGTGGCGGCTATTGGGATTCTAATCCTACTGGTGGGCATTGCCATGGCCATACTGGGTTACTGGCCCAGGGAGAGCCCACTGTACCCGGATCCGCCCAAAATCCAGATAATTTACAACAAAAAGGAGGAGTCAGGGCTGACAGGCAACTGGACGAATAACGCGAAGGACGGATTTCACTTGGATGGGGATTTGGTCAGTAACAATCGTTCCAACGGCACAGGTTTAGAGCAGCCGTCTATGGGCTTCCTGGCTGAGTTCTTGGATAAGTACCTGTACTCGGACAAGTTGAAGGTGTTCGGTCCCCTCATCATGGGCATTGGCATCTTCCTGTTTATCTGCGCCAATGCGGTACTGCATGAGAACCGCGATAAGAAGACCAAAATCATCAACCTGAGGGACATCTACTCCACTGTCATTGACATCCACAGCTTGCGGACTAAGGAGAACATGCCGCTCAATGGCTTTGTGAACTACATGCAGTCCAAAGGGGTGGAGGGCAAACCTAGCGCTGCATATACCGCCGCCCTACTAGCTAAAGGCACTTGGCCCTCGGGAGGTTCGCCGGACGAGGGCAGCCTGGGCCCCTCCAGATGCCACTCCCTGACTAGGTCAAGGGTGTCATCTCTAGAGAGGCAGACGTTCACCGACACAGTCTACACTATCTCCAGACACAGCGGGGCCGGCCAGCAGAGCAGCCCGATTTCAATCCCCAAACGGTGGGAGACCCGGACAATAGTGGCCTCCTCGGTCAACGCCTTCACTCTCCCCATGACCAAACCCAACTATCGGGCCAACCAGCATCAGCGCAGGCCTTCAGCCAAAGCAGAGGCAGGGAGGAGCAGGGCTGCCCTGTGTGACTCTGGCGAAGAAGACGAAGCCTGGGTTGGGTACGGTTTTCCAGAAACCACCACCCAGGCAAATGTGGAGACTTTGCAGACGGCTATGCTCCTGCCTCAGGACTCTGTGGAGGTGTACAAGAGCAGTGGTAGCCTCCAGGGGGCGCTTCAGGGCTCCCAGATCCAGCTGCTCCCCTCGTCCCCCACTGGCCCCAGGGTGATGGGTTCCCACTTGTCCCTCAGCGCCCTGACGGACTACTCCAGGTCCATCGACCTGGGCATCACTCCATCCACCCCCACCGAGTGGAAGGTGGAACGGTCCCGGCGACTCAGCTGCCCTCGTTTAGAGGTACCGGGAGGCGGTGGGTACATCAAACTGGGCGACCTGGGGGGGGAGTCCTTTGAGTCAAGGGAGTCATGTGAGGTGACCGCCTTCAGCCAAGTGACCTCAGAGGAGGGTCTGGCTAAGAGTCAGAGCGAAGGAGGAGTAGCCAATGACCAGGAGGAGAGCAGCCCCGGGGAACGACAGGACAGGTGCTCAAGACGATACTCCAACAAAGAGAAACTTCTCATGATCTCTCAGTCAGACTCCGTTTTGGACGATGAGGAAGTGGATAGCACAGAGATATGATTGGACAATTACTGATTGGTGGATTGAGtttatttggagaaaaaaaatggaCACATGATATCTCGCAGTTGGTTGAAGACACTTGACAGCAGTTTCATGGAATTATGACAACGACAATACTGCATAGGATCTGAGATCTAGAGGATCTTGTGGTTCGTTGCAAATGCAATTATTGATATGTGACCAAAAACTGAACATGGTCTTTGGAGGCTATGAAAACAGAAGACTGTGTGTATAGTATTTTGTCAAGGGTTTGTTTGTGTAGGTTGGAAGCATCGCACCCAACTGAAAGAGTTTCAAAGCAAAAAGATAACATTAACCAAAAAAGGGTCCGTTTTAAAATGGTGATTGAACCGTTAGTTACTGTACCATCCACTTGATGTAATAGTTTCTCTAATTTGTAGAAATATAGTGTGTCTGTTCCACCTACTGTCACAACTGATACTGTAGTAGTATATTGATTGAGAGTTGCTGTCTCAACAGCATGTATTTTGTACTTTAATGTCCTTGCCGTTTTTATTAGTTTGAATTCAAACTTTAATAGCAATACATCATTGACCATCTCTGTTTGCTTGTGGGGGAAACAATGTTGGCATATTTGCCTGTGTGTCTTTTAAATTCTCTGAGTAAGGCTTGTTGGTTATTGTTTAGAACTTTCTTGCTTGTTAAGGAATCTCCTGTATATCTTTGCTATCGCTTTTGCCTGAGCGAAATTAAAAACAACACTCTAACTAGCACAATTCACAGCTGAACACTTGTATCTCTGTACAAGTAGCCTAAGTACCTTAGCACAAGTAACCATCTGTGGAAAAAAATACTTATCAAATCAATGTTATCCTGTGCAAAAGCAGCTGGATTGTTTTTGTAGTTGGTTCTTGTTCAATAACACACCTGCAGTAAATAATTGTATTCCAATTGTTCCTGGTGCCCATGGTCAATTCAACCATCCCATGGTCGTCCTATGGCTCAATCAGTCTTCAAATAAACTTATGAAGCTGTCTCATTATCTGTACCATCTGTTATTCCGACATGTCAATCAAGTTATCAACCCAAAGGTGTGAGAACACTCTCCAAATTGAGTACTCAGCCTAGCCAAGCAGATCTTGATGTGCCAGTGTGTTAAAAAAATATTAGTTCAGCAATgtatagctgagagagagagagatggagagaaataatggagagagagagagatatatagagtgtgagagaaagagagggagcaagagagagatatagagagtgtgagggagaaatagagggaaagagagagatatagagggagagagagaaagggagagagcgagagagagagaaagaaagggagcgagagagagagatatagagtgagggagaaagagataaataaagggggagagagaggggggagagagagaaaaagggagaaagcgagagagtgaaagaaagggagagagaaagagcagaagagagaaaaagaggggtgATGGAAAGCATGAGAGAGAAAgctagaaagagggagagagatggagcatgAAAGAGAGCTGGGTGTAAGTGTAAGAACAAGTGTTTTCCTGTCAATGGGAGTAACAGAGTCCCACATTTGGTACGGAATCCTGGTTTCCATCTGTTCATGGGGAGAAGGAGCTTTatatacaataaaatacaattttattggtcacatacacatggttagcagatgttattgcgagtgtagcgaaatgcttatgcttctagatccgacagtgcagcagtatctaacaggtcatATCTAATAATTCCACAACAAaatctaatacacacaatctagtaaaggaatgggatgagaatatataagtataaaatatatggatgagcagtgacagagaggctaagatgcaatagataataaataatagatagtgaagga from Oncorhynchus clarkii lewisi isolate Uvic-CL-2024 chromosome 15, UVic_Ocla_1.0, whole genome shotgun sequence includes the following:
- the LOC139366732 gene encoding transmembrane protein 200C-like, which translates into the protein MIATGGLLRINRRQDSLRSKSRAENKRKRKAQKKRKNEVVVVKGKLNLCSISGVVAAIGILILLVGIAMAILGYWPRESPLYPDPPKIQIIYNKKEESGLTGNWTNNAKDGFHLDGDLVSNNRSNGTGLEQPSMGFLAEFLDKYLYSDKLKVFGPLIMGIGIFLFICANAVLHENRDKKTKIINLRDIYSTVIDIHSLRTKENMPLNGFVNYMQSKGVEGKPSAAYTAALLAKGTWPSGGSPDEGSLGPSRCHSLTRSRVSSLERQTFTDTVYTISRHSGAGQQSSPISIPKRWETRTIVASSVNAFTLPMTKPNYRANQHQRRPSAKAEAGRSRAALCDSGEEDEAWVGYGFPETTTQANVETLQTAMLLPQDSVEVYKSSGSLQGALQGSQIQLLPSSPTGPRVMGSHLSLSALTDYSRSIDLGITPSTPTEWKVERSRRLSCPRLEVPGGGGYIKLGDLGGESFESRESCEVTAFSQVTSEEGLAKSQSEGGVANDQEESSPGERQDRCSRRYSNKEKLLMISQSDSVLDDEEVDSTEI